Proteins from a genomic interval of Musa acuminata AAA Group cultivar baxijiao chromosome BXJ1-9, Cavendish_Baxijiao_AAA, whole genome shotgun sequence:
- the LOC135594254 gene encoding uncharacterized protein LOC135594254 gives MGSCFSFAFASTAETPSPVTAKVITLDGSLSEYSTEVKVYEVLGRHHPSCFICSSDELYCNTYIPALGSKESLQLGQLYFMLPVSKLEYPLSGSDMAALAVKASMALRPLASRHRDHGRRTVQVMPIAAELAGLDALENNGDDYRSSSLEKKKTMPKRSASNRAKLGQRRRGMERMSTIEEDAE, from the coding sequence ATGGGATCCTGCTTCTCCTTCGCCTTCGCCTCCACCGCTGAGACGCCCTCTCCAGTGACGGCCAAAGTCATCACCCTGGACGGCTCCCTGAGCGAGTACTCGACCGAGGTGAAGGTGTACGAGGTCCTCGGTCGCCACCATCCTTCTTGCTTCATCTGCAGCTCCGACGAGCTCTACTGCAACACCTACATCCCGGCGCTCGGCTCCAAAGAGTCGCTGCAGTTGGGCCAGCTCTACTTCATGCTGCCTGTCTCCAAGCTCGAGTATCCGCTCTCGGGATCGGACATGGCGGCTCTTGCGGTGAAGGCCAGCATGGCGCTCCGACCGCTGGCTTCGAGGCACAGAGATCACGGTCGGCGAACGGTTCAAGTCATGCCCATCGCCGCGGAGTTAGCAGGATTAGATGCGCTCGAGAACAACGGTGATGATTATAGATCGAGTtctttggagaagaagaagacgatgccGAAGCGTAGTGCTTCGAACCGGGCCAAGTTGGGGCAGCGGCGGCGGGGCATGGAGCGAATGAGCACGATCGAAGAGGATGCCGAGTGA